Proteins encoded in a region of the Pseudomonas putida genome:
- a CDS encoding glutaredoxin family protein yields MLPECQLFGTLGCHLCEVAEAVLMPFVDHGLLVELVDIAESESLFERYGLIIPVLRRCDNSAELHWPFDAEQVVAFLGQ; encoded by the coding sequence ATGCTGCCTGAATGCCAACTGTTCGGCACCCTCGGCTGCCACCTGTGCGAAGTGGCCGAGGCTGTGCTGATGCCTTTCGTCGATCACGGCCTGCTGGTGGAACTGGTCGACATCGCCGAGAGCGAGTCCTTGTTCGAGCGCTATGGCTTGATCATTCCGGTGCTGCGGCGCTGCGACAACAGCGCCGAGTTGCACTGGCCGTTCGATGCCGAACAGGTGGTGGCCTTTCTTGGGCAATGA
- a CDS encoding D-Ala-D-Ala carboxypeptidase family metallohydrolase yields the protein MLITPHFTFDEMTVSQLAARDGFDNTPPPEARANLLLLCCALEQVRALFDAPIIVSSGYRSEKVNRLIGGAVSSQHVQGLAADFTVVEVSPRETVRRISESGVPFDQLILEFDKWVHLSVTRDTPRRQVLTIRKGSGYLAGLQ from the coding sequence ATGTTGATCACTCCCCATTTCACCTTCGATGAAATGACCGTTTCCCAGCTCGCCGCCAGGGACGGATTCGATAACACCCCACCCCCTGAAGCCAGGGCCAACCTGCTGTTGCTGTGCTGTGCGCTGGAACAGGTACGTGCACTGTTCGACGCGCCCATCATTGTCAGCAGCGGCTATCGCAGTGAAAAGGTCAACCGGCTGATCGGCGGTGCCGTGAGCAGCCAGCATGTGCAAGGGCTGGCGGCGGACTTCACGGTGGTCGAGGTCAGCCCGCGTGAGACCGTGCGGCGGATCAGCGAAAGTGGCGTGCCCTTCGATCAACTCATTCTGGAATTCGACAAGTGGGTGCATCTGTCAGTGACGCGAGACACGCCGCGTAGACAGGTGCTGACCATACGCAAAGGGAGCGGCTACCTGGCGGGGCTGCAATGA